From Thermodesulfobacteriota bacterium, one genomic window encodes:
- the iorA gene encoding indolepyruvate ferredoxin oxidoreductase subunit alpha, with protein MTVTPLFLSGNEALALGAHEAGVRVASAYPGTPSTEILENLACYPGVYTEWAPNEKVALEVALGAAVAGVRALATMKHVGLNVAADPLFTAAYTGGRAGLVVVVADDPEMHSSQNEQDSRNYALAAKVPMLEPSDPAEAKEFLKTAFAIAEEFDTPVLVRSSTRIAHVKGLVTPAPAPAPPAVSPGLERRPDKYVMLPIHARTRRLELERRMASLKQFAEAFLENRIEWGDRRLGFITSGVSYLYVKEAFPEASVLKLGLVHPLPESLIGAFAAEVERLVVVEELDPILETQIRAMGIRAAGKEIIPARGELAPQIVRVAVTGTPIRPPFEPLALPPRPPNMCPGCPHRGVFYALSRLKLFVSGDIGCYTLGALPPLAAMDSCVCMGASISMAHGMDKALGDEALGKVVAVIGDSTFLHSGITGLLDIVYNKGCSTVIILDNRITAMTGHQANPASGRTLAGDEAPAVDLEALCRAIGVPHVVTVDPHDHRRAMAVIQEEVARPAPSVIIARAPCALLPEVRRQRKPAFRVDVERCQGCRLCLGLGCPAISWQALTPDEATALGLREKQPGHSRISAIRCAGCGQCQVICQFEAIELATAEQS; from the coding sequence GTGACGGTTACGCCGCTCTTCTTGTCCGGCAACGAGGCCCTGGCCCTGGGCGCCCATGAGGCCGGGGTCCGGGTTGCTTCCGCCTACCCGGGCACCCCCTCCACCGAGATATTGGAAAACCTGGCCTGCTACCCGGGGGTATACACCGAATGGGCGCCCAACGAGAAGGTCGCCCTGGAGGTGGCCCTGGGCGCCGCCGTGGCCGGGGTGCGCGCCCTGGCCACCATGAAGCACGTCGGGCTCAACGTGGCCGCCGACCCCCTGTTCACCGCTGCCTACACCGGCGGCCGCGCGGGGCTGGTGGTGGTGGTAGCCGACGATCCGGAGATGCACAGCTCCCAGAATGAACAGGACAGCCGCAACTACGCTCTGGCGGCGAAGGTCCCCATGCTGGAGCCCAGCGATCCGGCCGAGGCCAAGGAATTTCTCAAGACCGCCTTCGCCATCGCCGAGGAGTTTGACACCCCGGTCCTGGTCCGCAGCTCCACTCGCATTGCCCATGTCAAGGGGCTGGTGACACCGGCTCCTGCACCAGCCCCGCCGGCAGTCTCCCCCGGCCTGGAAAGACGACCGGACAAGTATGTCATGCTGCCGATCCACGCCCGGACCCGCCGTCTGGAGCTGGAGCGCCGCATGGCCTCGCTGAAGCAATTCGCGGAGGCCTTTCTGGAGAACCGGATCGAGTGGGGAGACCGGCGGCTTGGCTTCATCACCTCCGGGGTCAGCTACCTCTATGTCAAGGAGGCCTTTCCCGAGGCCTCGGTCCTCAAGCTCGGTCTGGTCCACCCCCTGCCGGAAAGCCTGATCGGTGCCTTCGCCGCCGAGGTGGAGCGGCTGGTCGTGGTGGAGGAGCTGGATCCCATTCTCGAGACCCAGATCCGAGCCATGGGCATCCGGGCTGCCGGCAAGGAGATCATCCCGGCCCGGGGCGAGCTGGCGCCGCAGATCGTGCGGGTGGCGGTCACCGGCACCCCGATCCGGCCACCGTTCGAGCCCCTGGCCCTGCCGCCGCGCCCCCCCAACATGTGTCCCGGCTGTCCGCACCGGGGGGTGTTCTACGCCTTGTCCCGACTCAAGCTGTTCGTGTCCGGGGATATCGGCTGCTACACCCTCGGCGCCCTGCCGCCCCTGGCGGCCATGGACAGCTGCGTCTGCATGGGAGCCAGCATCAGCATGGCCCATGGCATGGACAAGGCTTTGGGCGACGAGGCCCTGGGCAAGGTGGTGGCGGTGATCGGCGACTCCACCTTCCTCCATTCCGGCATCACTGGTCTTCTCGATATCGTCTACAACAAGGGCTGTTCGACAGTGATCATCCTGGACAACCGGATCACAGCCATGACCGGCCACCAGGCCAACCCGGCCTCGGGCCGCACCTTGGCGGGGGACGAGGCACCGGCCGTGGACCTCGAGGCCCTGTGCCGGGCCATCGGCGTGCCGCATGTGGTGACGGTGGATCCCCACGACCACCGCCGGGCCATGGCCGTGATCCAGGAAGAGGTGGCACGGCCGGCACCGTCGGTGATTATCGCCCGGGCCCCCTGCGCGCTGCTGCCCGAGGTGCGGCGGCAGCGCAAGCCGGCCTTCCGGGTCGATGTGGAGCGCTGCCAGGGCTGCCGCCTCTGTCTGGGCCTGGGCTGCCCGGCCATCAGCTGGCAGGCCCTTACCCCGGACGAGGCCACGGCCCTGGGCCTCCGGGAGAAACAGCCCGGTCATTCCCGGATCAGCGCCATCCGCTGTGCCGGCTGCGGCCAGTGCCAGGTGATCTGCCAGTTCGAGGCCATCGAGCTGGCCACCGCCGAGCAGTCCTGA